The Polyangium mundeleinium genome contains the following window.
ACGGCCCTCCAGATCGCCCAGGGCGTCGCCTCCGCGCTCGACGCCGCGCACGAGGCAGGCATCACGCACCGCGACCTCAAGCCGGAGAACGTCTTCCTCGCCGCCGAGCGCGACGGCTCCCATTTCCCCAAATTGCTCGATTTCGGCATCGCGAAGCTCATGGACGACGACGTCGCCCACAAAACCGGCTCCGGCGTCCTGCTCGGCACGCCGCTCTACATGTCCCCCGAGCAGGCGCGCGGCAAGAAGGTCGACCCCCGGTCCGACATCTATTCGCTCGGCGTGATGATCCACGAAATGCTCACGGGCTCCGTGCCATTCGCCGGCGACTCCGCGATGGACGTCGTCCTCAAGCACGACACCGAGCCGCCCCCCGCCATGGCGAGCGTTTGTCCCGACCTCCCCCCGGCGCTCGACGCGCCCGTCCTCGCGATGCTCGAAAAACGCCCGCGCAATCGCCCCGCGTCGGCGGGCGAGGCCGTCGCCGCCCTCGTCGCGCAGGCGGCCCTGCTCGGGCTCGCGCCCCGTCTGCCCTTGCATTCGAGCCTCGAGAGCGCCCGCGGCCCGCTCGAAAGCGGGGGACTTCGCGCCACCGCGCAGCCCGGCCGCTCCGCCCCCGCCGAGACGCCCCACGCGCGCTCCGAGCCTTCGTCCACCGAGCGCATGTCCGCCCTCGATTCGTCGAGCGTGCATCGCAAGAATGGACCGTCCGCCCGGTGGCTTTTCGCCTTGCTCGGAATCGCCGCCCTCGGCGGGACGGCCTCGTTCCTTTCGCGCTCGCGCGCTCCGAGCGACGTGCCTTTCGGGCCCGGCGCGGGCTCCGGCATGCAAAACGAATCCCCCGAGCCCGAGCGGATCCCGAGCCCCCCGCCGTCCGCCGCGCCGCCGGACATCACCCCCGCGCCCGCCCCGACCACGTCGGCCTCGGCAGCCCCACCGCCGCGCCCGGCCAAACCCGTACAGATCAAGATGCCGTCGAAACCGCCGAGCCTCGATCCGATCCTCGGGGAGCGCGAATGAGGCGCTGGGCCCTTGCCCTCTTGCTCTCGCTCGGCGTGACTTCCTCTGGCGCCCGCGCGCGCGCGCAATCGCCCGAAGGCGCATCCATCGCGGTCGCCGAGGCGCTCTTCCAGCAGGGCCGCGCGCTCCTCGATCAGAGCCGTTATGCCGAGGCTTGCCTCAAGCTCGCCGAGAGCCAGCGCCTCGACCCGAAGCTCGGCACGCTGCTGAACCTCGCCGTCTGCCACGAAAAGGAAGGAAAGACCGCGACGGCCTGGGCCGAATACACATCCGCCGCCTCGCTCGCGCGCGGCAAAGGGCAAAAGGACCGCGAGCAATTCGCGCGCGACCACGTGGCCGAGCTCAAGAAGAAGCTCGCGTACGTCGTCCTCCGCATGGAAGCGCCGCCCACCGGCCTCGGAATGAAGCTCGACGACAAACCCATCGACGTCGCCGCGCTGAACGTCCCCTTGCC
Protein-coding sequences here:
- a CDS encoding serine/threonine-protein kinase; translation: MPVCPAHDAALVSPDFFPTDDTLGPGTMVGEYRIDRKIGGGTFGDVYAGEHPLIGKKVAVKVLNRRFASDPETVSRFIAEARAVNKIRHRNIIDIFSFNTLPGGRHYFVMEYVEGQTLATLLQQKRRLPLPTALQIAQGVASALDAAHEAGITHRDLKPENVFLAAERDGSHFPKLLDFGIAKLMDDDVAHKTGSGVLLGTPLYMSPEQARGKKVDPRSDIYSLGVMIHEMLTGSVPFAGDSAMDVVLKHDTEPPPAMASVCPDLPPALDAPVLAMLEKRPRNRPASAGEAVAALVAQAALLGLAPRLPLHSSLESARGPLESGGLRATAQPGRSAPAETPHARSEPSSTERMSALDSSSVHRKNGPSARWLFALLGIAALGGTASFLSRSRAPSDVPFGPGAGSGMQNESPEPERIPSPPPSAAPPDITPAPAPTTSASAAPPPRPAKPVQIKMPSKPPSLDPILGERE